A single window of Gemmatimonadota bacterium DNA harbors:
- a CDS encoding thiolase family protein produces the protein MKHIYITGSKRTAIGGFTGGFAEVSAPELGSAVAAASIAQADIIGDEIDEVIFGNVLSAGLGQNVARQVAIGAGLDTSVGATTVNKVCGSGLKSIMLAAQAIQCGDADLILAGGTENMSRAPYLLENARTGYRLGTGELVDSMIRDGLWDVYNDLHMGTCGDQCAERYNFSREDQDDFAISSYKKALCADREGRFRSEIVPIDAPSGKIITTIDRDEEPLRFDEDKLRQLRPAFSKDGTVTPGNASSINDGAASVIVLSGEKAEDCGIAPEVEILGYATHAQEPEWFTLAPIGAISKLLSRLSLKVSDIDLFEINEAFSGVPMAAAQDLGIPAEKLNVNGGAVALGHPIGASGTRILVTLIHALKSTDKRIGIASLCIGGGEAVALAVRRIDE, from the coding sequence ATGAAACACATTTATATCACTGGAAGCAAGCGCACGGCTATTGGTGGATTTACGGGCGGCTTTGCCGAGGTGTCTGCACCGGAATTGGGCAGTGCGGTCGCGGCGGCTTCGATAGCGCAGGCAGACATAATCGGCGATGAAATTGATGAAGTGATTTTTGGCAATGTGCTCAGTGCTGGCCTGGGTCAAAATGTCGCGCGCCAGGTTGCTATTGGCGCGGGTCTCGATACTTCGGTCGGGGCGACAACGGTCAACAAAGTTTGCGGTTCGGGCCTCAAATCCATTATGCTCGCCGCGCAGGCCATTCAGTGTGGCGATGCCGACTTGATTCTCGCAGGGGGCACGGAAAACATGAGTCGCGCGCCCTATCTTCTCGAAAATGCGCGAACGGGGTACAGGCTTGGGACAGGCGAACTCGTTGACTCAATGATCCGCGATGGCTTGTGGGATGTGTACAATGACCTGCATATGGGTACATGTGGTGACCAATGTGCTGAGCGCTACAATTTTTCGCGCGAAGACCAGGATGATTTTGCCATTAGTAGCTATAAAAAAGCTCTTTGCGCCGATAGAGAAGGCCGTTTCCGTAGCGAGATTGTACCCATAGATGCACCTTCTGGCAAGATAATTACAACCATAGATCGGGATGAGGAACCTCTGAGATTTGACGAGGACAAGCTCCGCCAACTGCGCCCTGCGTTTTCAAAAGATGGCACGGTGACGCCCGGCAATGCGTCGAGTATCAACGATGGCGCAGCGTCTGTTATTGTCCTTTCTGGCGAAAAAGCAGAAGATTGCGGTATTGCACCCGAAGTTGAGATTTTGGGTTATGCCACACACGCACAGGAGCCGGAGTGGTTCACGCTCGCGCCTATTGGTGCCATCTCCAAACTTTTGTCCAGGCTCTCCCTTAAGGTCTCAGATATCGACCTGTTTGAAATCAACGAAGCCTTTTCTGGCGTTCCAATGGCGGCGGCTCAGGATCTGGGCATTCCGGCGGAAAAACTCAATGTCAATGGCGGTGCTGTCGCGCTGGGGCATCCCATTGGGGCGAGCGGCACGCGCATTCTCGTAACGCTTATTCACGCCTTGAAAAGCACCGATAAGCGCATTGGCATTGCCTCACTCTGCATTGGCGGAGGCGAAGCCGTCGCGCTGGCTGTTAGACGAATAGACGAATAG
- a CDS encoding c-type cytochrome, with the protein MKYPIAIALCSILCTLILMMSCSVPPDGKTVFIESGCTRCHEINGSGGSQGPRLEGLQSKWTPESLEEFLIDPPAYAKDNTRLQAYEKKYPTPMPRLEIAPARRKILVQYLLKRYP; encoded by the coding sequence GTGAAATATCCAATCGCCATTGCCCTGTGTAGTATCCTGTGTACATTAATCCTCATGATGTCCTGTTCTGTCCCCCCCGATGGCAAAACTGTATTTATCGAATCGGGGTGTACAAGATGCCATGAAATCAACGGCTCTGGAGGCTCTCAAGGACCGCGATTAGAGGGCTTACAAAGCAAATGGACACCCGAATCACTGGAAGAATTTCTGATTGATCCCCCTGCGTACGCAAAAGACAATACCCGATTGCAGGCGTATGAAAAAAAATACCCGACGCCAATGCCCAGACTTGAAATCGCACCTGCACGGCGAAAAATACTCGTCCAATATCTACTTAAAAGGTATCCATGA
- a CDS encoding integration host factor subunit beta, which translates to MTKADIVNQIADATGLTKTDTSVVVEGFLTSLIAAMEQGEHIEIRGFGTFKVVHRAPRTGRNPKTGEVVKIPSRATPVFKPSRELRNSIAEVSVIPSS; encoded by the coding sequence GTGACCAAAGCTGATATTGTCAATCAGATTGCCGACGCTACGGGATTGACCAAAACAGATACCTCTGTCGTTGTAGAGGGCTTTCTCACCTCGCTCATCGCAGCAATGGAGCAGGGTGAACACATCGAAATCCGCGGTTTTGGCACATTTAAAGTCGTTCACCGCGCACCGCGCACAGGTCGCAATCCCAAAACTGGCGAGGTTGTCAAAATTCCCTCGCGCGCAACGCCCGTGTTCAAACCCTCACGCGAACTGCGTAATTCTATTGCTGAGGTCTCTGTTATTCCATCCAGCTAA
- a CDS encoding NYN domain-containing protein: protein MADFQEQIKKVQEAIARIERKLDQINMAQASIRDLREIKSRVYKEAISGARERREIFDTLDAIQKNIAALQANARARLDRRTAIPAPELRVGIFVDVQNIFYAAKPFNARLDFEKLMELSVGKRRLIRAIAYVVQSPDVDQSNFISMLQQKSYEVKRKDLRQRSDGSAKGDWDMGMAIDIMRFVDKLDVVVLVSGDGDFVPLVDLVKTLGPRVEVISFTYNTARDLINSADEHIPIEEALLLRNSAQAASAT from the coding sequence ATGGCAGACTTTCAAGAACAGATTAAAAAAGTACAAGAGGCAATAGCGCGTATTGAGCGAAAATTAGATCAGATCAACATGGCACAGGCTTCAATTCGAGACCTTCGAGAGATTAAGTCCAGAGTCTATAAAGAGGCTATTAGCGGTGCCAGAGAGCGCCGGGAAATTTTTGACACTCTCGACGCCATCCAGAAAAATATCGCTGCTCTACAGGCCAATGCCCGCGCCCGGTTAGATCGGCGCACGGCCATTCCCGCGCCCGAATTGCGGGTTGGGATATTTGTCGATGTACAGAATATTTTTTATGCTGCAAAACCGTTTAATGCGCGTCTCGATTTTGAAAAATTGATGGAACTCAGTGTGGGCAAACGCCGCTTGATCCGCGCTATTGCCTATGTCGTGCAATCGCCAGATGTTGACCAGAGTAACTTTATCTCAATGCTCCAGCAGAAGAGCTATGAAGTAAAAAGGAAAGATTTGCGGCAGCGCAGCGATGGATCGGCTAAAGGCGATTGGGACATGGGCATGGCCATTGATATCATGCGATTTGTCGATAAACTCGATGTCGTGGTTCTCGTGAGTGGTGACGGCGATTTTGTACCTCTGGTCGATCTCGTTAAAACTCTGGGACCGCGCGTTGAGGTCATTTCCTTTACCTACAATACGGCGAGGGACCTCATCAACAGCGCAGATGAGCACATTCCCATTGAAGAGGCCCTGCTTTTGAGAAATAGCGCACAGGCAGCGTCCGCAACATAG
- the obgE gene encoding GTPase ObgE, with product MFVDLTRIYARSGSGGNGCKSFRREKHVPRGGPDGGDGGNGGDVVFIADPRLSTLLDYRYRQHLSAGHGEHGSGQKRAGRRGEDAEIPVPVGTLIRDTETGEILADLTEPGQRVVLVEGGRGGRGNARFATPTNRAPEYVQPGKAGRERHLELELKLIADVGLVGHPNAGKSTLLSRVSSAQPKIADYPFTTLQPNLGIVKCGDYDSFVMADIPGLIEGAHRGKGLGFQFLRHIERTRVLLFMVDVTSPNPEYDLSVLREELDRFSPVLREKPAMLIATKLDLLPPEQRKGPFFQGQTDMGISSVTGQGLDALIQKLWGLVLDA from the coding sequence ATGTTTGTCGATTTAACCAGAATTTATGCCCGTTCGGGTAGCGGCGGCAATGGATGCAAAAGCTTTCGCCGAGAAAAGCATGTGCCGCGAGGTGGGCCAGATGGTGGCGATGGCGGCAATGGGGGGGATGTCGTTTTTATAGCGGACCCGCGTCTTTCCACACTGCTCGATTATCGGTATCGACAACACCTGAGCGCAGGGCATGGAGAACATGGATCGGGGCAAAAGAGAGCGGGACGTCGTGGCGAAGATGCAGAAATTCCCGTGCCGGTTGGCACGCTTATAAGGGATACAGAAACGGGCGAAATTCTCGCGGATTTGACCGAGCCGGGGCAGCGCGTTGTTTTGGTCGAGGGTGGTCGTGGTGGTCGTGGGAATGCGCGTTTTGCCACGCCGACGAATAGAGCGCCAGAGTATGTCCAGCCTGGAAAAGCGGGGCGAGAACGCCATCTGGAACTCGAACTCAAACTCATCGCCGATGTCGGTCTGGTCGGCCATCCAAATGCGGGCAAATCGACCCTTCTATCCAGAGTGTCTTCGGCACAGCCCAAAATTGCCGATTATCCCTTTACGACCCTGCAGCCCAATCTGGGCATTGTCAAATGTGGCGATTACGATAGCTTTGTTATGGCAGACATTCCCGGCCTGATTGAAGGCGCGCATCGCGGCAAAGGGCTTGGGTTTCAGTTTTTGCGTCATATTGAACGCACACGCGTTCTCCTTTTTATGGTCGATGTCACCAGCCCCAATCCCGAATACGATCTGTCAGTTTTGAGAGAAGAACTCGATCGTTTCAGTCCCGTATTGCGCGAAAAACCCGCGATGCTTATTGCTACTAAGCTGGACTTGTTGCCACCCGAACAACGCAAAGGGCCATTTTTTCAGGGGCAAACAGATATGGGAATTTCCTCTGTCACAGGTCAGGGCCTGGATGCGCTTATTCAGAAGTTGTGGGGTCTGGTACTAGACGCATAG
- a CDS encoding MGMT family protein, with amino-acid sequence MKNQIDQKYERIYREVAKIPEGTVATYGQIAEQVGCGPREVGRALSELPPHTSCPWHRVINARGMVSIRSGNHMAHHDQEARLEREGIVFVNGRVDLEIYRWEADV; translated from the coding sequence ATGAAAAATCAGATTGACCAAAAATACGAGCGGATATACAGAGAGGTTGCCAAAATCCCCGAAGGTACTGTGGCAACTTATGGACAGATTGCCGAACAGGTTGGGTGTGGACCGCGCGAAGTGGGCAGAGCACTATCGGAATTGCCACCGCACACATCCTGTCCCTGGCATCGGGTCATCAATGCGCGGGGAATGGTGTCCATTCGCAGCGGGAATCACATGGCACATCACGACCAGGAAGCCCGCCTTGAAAGAGAAGGCATCGTATTTGTCAATGGTCGCGTCGATCTCGAAATTTACAGGTGGGAGGCTGATGTTTAA
- a CDS encoding helix-hairpin-helix domain-containing protein yields MFTFNRNEQIILLMLCGVLIVGIVIRYLDSRDPDRIPDFEVRKNVVEAPLREEAEVGQSLSPTEADGKADASKKNEKVEVAPARELIDINSATAKEFERLPRIGPQIAGRIVIYREENGAFKRIDDITKVKGIGTKTLERLRPHLTMSTP; encoded by the coding sequence GTGTTCACTTTTAACCGCAACGAACAAATTATTCTGTTGATGCTTTGCGGCGTTCTGATTGTGGGGATTGTTATCCGTTATCTCGACAGTAGAGATCCGGATCGCATCCCCGATTTTGAGGTGCGTAAAAATGTCGTGGAAGCTCCACTTCGAGAAGAAGCAGAAGTTGGTCAATCCCTGTCGCCAACTGAGGCGGATGGAAAAGCGGATGCCTCTAAAAAAAACGAAAAAGTAGAAGTTGCCCCGGCAAGGGAATTGATCGATATCAACTCGGCAACGGCAAAAGAGTTTGAGCGGCTGCCCCGCATTGGGCCTCAAATTGCGGGACGCATTGTGATCTATCGCGAAGAGAATGGGGCATTTAAACGCATTGACGATATTACAAAGGTCAAGGGTATTGGTACCAAAACCCTTGAGCGCCTGCGACCACACCTTACGATGAGCACGCCATGA